TTGCAAAGTTCCATCTGGTTCTAACAACAAAATACAGCACAGCGTGACAGGTGGAACTTTGGGACCCAGAAATCAAGGGCTTTCATACATGGCCAAAAACACAAATGGTACTGGAAGATTAACAGAAGCACTTTGCCTAGAGGTGAGATCAGCCAGCTTTGAGATGAACAATAAAAAACTGCACTTCAAagtgtttaataaaaaaaaaagtccttcagCTTCATGGCCTGTGAATGAGAGATGCACTATAAAAACTTGTCATAGAAAAACACACAGTTTGGATTTGAATATCAGAGAGAGACATGTTTTGTTGCCTTGTTTGTATGGCGTTTCCAGTAAGGGGCCTATTTATCACAGGCAAAATGAAACACAATCCATTTACCCAAGAGGTAGCTTGCAATTAGAGtccaatagaaataataattccTTTCAGGGCCTATATAATTCTGATACTGATGAGCTACCAAAAAAGTTTTCAGTTACTTCCTGCAATACATTAACCTGTAGAGAGACAGAACGTGACTGCAGTTTTGAAGCTTCTGATCAGTGTTCTGGGGATGCCACTGCTGACCAACTGCCTTTCATGATGGACCTCTCTTCATCTGTGAGTGCTGTAGAAGAGGACATTGGACAGCAGCACATCACATCTGTTGATCTTCTGCAGCCTGCTAATTTTTCCTTGGTTGCTGTCAATCAAAAGCTaagcaaaagagagagaaacaagttGAAGAACTtgaggaaaaaacaaagaaagcgGGAAAGGTGGCTTCAGAAGCAGGTGAGTGTATGAAAAATGACCCACACCTTTGCTTGTACAATTTGGTGTGTCAGTAAGAGAGGAGCTtgaagagactttttttttaaatgttgccttTTAGTGCCTGTGAAAGATTAATAGTACCGTCCAGGCATCATGAAAACAAAAGTTGTGGAACCTTCCTACATACTAGTTTTTTCCAGTTCAGTTTTTTCTCTACTGCAGCAATACCATTTTTGCCTACAGAACCACATTTTCATGAATGGAGATTGctagtctagtcagtttctgtcaCATTTCTTGTAGTTTTATGATATAGAAACAAATCTGCAGTAGTATTCTAATACCACAAAACTTACTTGATATGACCAAAGCAAACTTGAACCCAGTTCTTATAAATTGCAAGCACTGACTCTCAGGATTTCCTGACTACAAAGTTAACGTGACACACTTTTTCACAAGAGTAATAACCAGACAGGTAAAATTTGTAAAAGCTGTGTCAGAAGACTTACATTTAACTATTACTTATCATAAGATGATTATATATAACAATAGTAACAGATTATTTTCAATATGAGAGATAACAGCctttaagaatttttaaaaattgaagggGTCTGATTCTCTGCTCCCTTGCAGCTTTTGTGATATTTACCCATGTGCAAAGGGGGAATAAAATCCTACCATTGAGATCTGATAACATTTTACATTTGCTTTGTGCAGAtgtgaatagggtgaccagatgtcccgattttatagggacagtcccaatatttggggctttgtcttatataggcgcctattaccctccacccccatcccgctttttcacacttgctgtctggtcaccctatgtgtgaaAGACTACACAATGTGAAAGTCAGTAGAGAATTAGCCCCAAGAAGTTTGTTTTCATATGTAATCTTTACATTCTAActatttttccattgaaaatatcTCACTGATGAATAAAGTATCCAGCTACACTCAACtctttctgattatttttttttaaattatgtaataGCAGTGTGAATGCGATTATAGTTTTCTATTTACTGAAACCATAaaaggaaagaacagaattaAAAGGTGAAACTATTTTTGTTGTACCAGGGATGGTCATGAGATGTTTTACAAAATGACCAGAAACAGGAATTATAACAAACAACAAAGTTATTGCTAGATCAGAGGAAATGAAGGAATGAGATTaattataatctactgtgtgatACAAATATTAATATAACGTCCGCCGTATAAAATTCAGGAAGGATTCTAAAACTTCCATCAGTAAAATAGCACATGCCTGATAAGAGGTAAAAATAGGTATTATTCATGTCAGAGAAATAGTATCTACTCAAGAAATCACTGCTGTTTTTATGGGGATATGTAATTTTAACAATGCTAGGTAGTGACATCATGCTACTATATTTCAGCTATGGAATGTAAAGCCACTGTAAACCCAATATTTAAGGAGTTAATAATTGATTGGTTTAAACTTCATAGTGCTTAAATTTGGTACACTGTTTTGAGTGTAAAATTATGATGTATAAACTATTTGAATAGGCTGTACTCTTTTAGTAGTAGATATCAAATGTAATATTAATTTCAGTAGTTTCAGATTTTTGTGTCTTGATTTTCTTTTAAGACAGTACTATACTCTGGAGTGAAATTCACCAGTTTgccagagggccagcacaaggccaaAGCACCACTCAGGCCCTACTCGTGAGGGCTTAAGTGGTATATAGGCCTTGCACTAATCCTCTGCACAAAGTGTATTTCACCCTTAATATATATACCATTGTATAGGCGTAATTTCATTCCAATTGGATTAGGTCCATGAGTCATTTAGACCCATTACAATACATTGTAAATGGAGCCAGTAGAATATCACAAAAACtcatattaaaatcaatgaattgATTTCAGAATTGGTACAGTGGAAAAAATCAATCTGGACAAATGACTATGCAGGTGCAGCTGCTGTGTTTCTAAGTTAAATACAGTGTTCCAACTTGTATCTGTGATGGGCCTTGGGACAAATCACAAGATTTTGCACTGTCCCATGAAACCTATCATATTATAGCTGCAATTTTATATTTCTTTCAAGGAGAGAATTCTCATTGCCATtatgtgacattttaaaatttttgttttggCTTTAAAATACCTCTCtgaaatgaagaagaaaaaaaaagctattaaaactttgagtgggattttcaaagctaaCTGAGGGGATTTGGATGCCTATTTCCCATTAATTTAAATGTAGGTTAGGTATCCAAATCCCTGaggtagctttgaaaatctcagccttaattGCTATTGTGCAAGGAGTCCAAAATGGCAGCTACTAGGACATTTTATGTGTGGAATTTCGCAGGTTCCAGAGTGCAAAACCACATAAGACCTACACAGCCACCGCACCTTTTAAAAGTAATGGCTGTTAAGTTTCTCTCtgcaatgttttggtttttttttatttctacttTGAGGGCTTGAATAAGGAGAAATACATTTACAAAATTATCTTTCCTTTTTTAACCCTCACCTCCCCAATTCCTCTCTGTTTATATATTTGATGCATCAGATGATGTTGTTACACATGATAAACATGTATTGAATGTACAAATTCAAAAGAAGGTATTTAGCGATATGTGTAAACAACATGTTTACTTTAACCGAGCTGGTTTTGGTCATATgttatgtttgttttttgcatgGCATTGGTCCTCAATTATAGCCAAAATGTGATTtagtattttaattttaatcttaatatttttacattttacagTGTAATACAATGAAAACaccagtttttatttttaaaggattatCTGTATTATGGAAGTCTGACTGAAGCCTAGGTTATCACACCTCtcatcataggcgccgactctggggctggagcactcatgggaaaaaaaatggtgggtgctcagcacccactggcagccctgtcgatcagcccctccccagtgcctcctgcccgccaGTGATCAGCTATTCAGCgatgtgcaggaggcactggagggaaactgggaggagtgggggcaggaagaggcggagcaagggtggggcgtgcttggggaggagatagaacagggcaggaagaggcggggcgggggcagaatgggggcaggaaggggtggggaagagcgggtgtgggaagaggcaggtGGGATTTgggaccttggggaaggggtggagtgtgatCAAGGCCTGGGTGGAGCAGGGATCGAGCATCCCCGGGGACAGCAGAAAGTCAGTATCTCTGCATCTAATGGTGTGATTGTAGCCACATAAATGGAAGCAGAATCAGTAATCAGCAGGATAAATATTAATTGGGAGGTTATGTTCAGTATAATCTGGGAAAAAACTAATTTTGTAATGTCcttgaataaattatttgttagTTACCAAAtgtaggccttgctggagccACTGACATGTCTATAAGTATGAACAAAAGTAGACTGTAAACCAAAGTAGGCCTTGTTAGAGTAGTAACAGTAGATGACCAAGCAAACACATTTCTGAGAGGATGTCGCAAGAATACACAGACCTCTTGTAAAGATAAGGCTGGGATGTCAGAATAATGGATGAGGATGTTTTGGTCAAACTATGAGATATGTGGTACAAGGGTGGTAACTAATATGGAATataatatgtaacttgtttgtatcaatgtataaaaGGAGAGTGGAAGAAGAGGAATCTTTGTATTGGTTAGGGGACATTATGTTGAATGAGCTGATACCTTGTCACGGGCATACATGCATTAGTGTGCTTATAACCAGTGAACCGTGGTACTGATACCATGCTTGTCTGAGTCTTCGCCACTGAACTGAGCCTGTGGTCTTTCTGTATGATTAACTTCGAAGTCTGCTGAGGCTGCAAGCTGTGCTAATGCGGATAACATTAGAGCTTCAGGAATAGCACAGAACCGATACAGAGATACAAAAATAACACCAGAAAACAAATTGTTTAGTTTTATATGTACTGTAAGGCTAATTTTCTTATTTAAGCTGGAGTACCTTTTATGTGAGTTTAGCAGGAAAGGCCATTTAAAATCAATACTCTAGATACTcaggatgaaattctggccccattgaagtcgatggcaaaactccagttgacttcagtggagccaggatttcaccctcagtacTCTAGTTTTCTCGAAAGTTACAAGCAATATTCACTTCTCAGTTTTAACATAAGTTTTGAGAAAGTGATGCCTAGTTTTAGTTTTTAACTTGTAATAATAGAGTTTACCAGCTAGGTCTTCATATCTTTGATGTGAATATGAAAGAAGAGGGATGGaattattttgtttcaaaaagaGTGGGAATTATTATTGAAATCTGATCAGTAACATCACTGAGGATATTTCTTTTCAGTAGCTTGTCTGTAGATACTGTTATTCCACTGAAATCTCTTTTCTCAAAAATGCCTCACTTGAACACCCTCACATTTGGGCAAGAAACTTCTACTGCCACAGGTTAAACAATCAAAACTTGAAATGGAAATTGCTATGTTTTAGAGATTTTAGAAGGGGCCAAGATTGGGATAAAAAAGCAATGCAAATCTGGTTCTTTAGTTGTAGAAGCTATCACCTATCCATAGTTCTATTTTTTCGTTCATTTATAATTAGAATGGACGATATTTTTgggctgaaacaaaaacaaaattttgacattttccaaatgaaacattttaatttgaaatgacTTGACTTTTCTAAAGTTACTTtgatttcattaaaatattaagactttttaaaataactcagataaaaagaaatgtttcatttcaaattgtACACAATGTTTCATTTAACCCCAAATCAAATATTTTAGAATTTTGGAATGGCCACCGAACCAAAAATATCAGTTATCTGCACATTTCTGGCTATAATAACATAGAGAGATTTTAAGGTATATCTGCTGAGTGGGAAAACTGAAAATTAGATTTCAATCTTAGTTCTATATTTTCTGACTTCAGAGTGCTTGATTTCTCAACCTTAATGTTGCATTAAGGCTAGTCTTATATGTGGAATATTTAAATGATCATTTATAAAATGTGCTTTTCAGGCTCTCTAATCATACATGGCAAGCTGTGCAGTCATCACACCCCTACCCCTGTGATATTACCTTCCCATAAGAGTTGGACTCAGAAGTGCAAACCACACTTACAGAAATACATGACCTAGTCCAACGTGTCACAAAACAATAAAATCCTCCCTCCTTACCATCACACCTCTTTCCAAGCCTGCCCCCCTAGTTAATCTGCAAACCCGGCCCTTCTTCCTAGGCTTCCTTCACTGACCCTACCATGTCA
The DNA window shown above is from Mauremys mutica isolate MM-2020 ecotype Southern chromosome 6, ASM2049712v1, whole genome shotgun sequence and carries:
- the RNF180 gene encoding E3 ubiquitin-protein ligase RNF180 isoform X3, coding for MNSLEVDMLRCWKCRKYIANSDCLIKCNGKQLFEKSLYSDASQYTCNVWHMNLEALPGWVKCAIEKAEWMIGKLNCPFCGARLGGFNFVSNTKCSCGPFANIHLCKSRIDYQPACSFRLARSSVKHMSLCKVPSGSNNKIQHSVTGGTLGPRNQGLSYMAKNTNGTGRLTEALCLEVRSASFEMNNKKLHFKVFNKKKSPSASWPVNERCTIKTCHRKTHSLDLNIRERHVLLPCLYGVSSKGPIYHRQNETQSIYPRGSLQLESNRNNNSFQGLYNSDTDELPKKFSVTSCNTLTCRETERDCSFEASDQCSGDATADQLPFMMDLSSSVSAVEEDIGQQHITSVDLLQPANFSLVAVNQKLSKRERNKLKNLRKKQRKRERWLQKQTLSDNLNTDDEHEQRGDKESYLCAVCLDVYFNPYMCYPCHHIFCEPCLRMLAKDNPTNTPCPLCRTIIARVFFQTELNNSTKSSFPREYLKLKESFQKSSSATWPLPSCRKPFRVWEDEIVK